From the Variovorax paradoxus genome, the window TCGATCCGATCCGCGGCATCACCAACCATTCGTCCGGGAAGATGGGCTTCGCCATCGCCCGCGCGGCCCGCGAGGCGGGCGCGGAGGTCACGCTGGTGGCCGGTCCGGTGCACCTGCCGACGCCGCGGGGTGTCAACCGCATCGATGTGCTTTCCGCGCAGGACATGCTCGAGGCGACCACCCGGGCTGCGGAATCTGCTAGCGTTTTCGTAGCAACTGCCGCAGTGGCAGACTGGCGCCCCGCGACCCAGAGCGATCAGAAGATCAAGAAGGACGGCAGTGGCAAGACACCGGTGCTCGAGTTCGTCGAGAACGCCGACATCCTTCTGACCGTGGCGCGCAGCGAACGCGCACAGTCGAAGAAGCTTTTCTGCGTGGGCTTCGCCGCCGAGAGCGAGAACCTCGTCGAGCATGCCAAGGCCAAGCGCCAGCGCAAAGGGATTCCGCTGCTGGTCGGCAACATCGGCCCGCTGACGTTCGGGCAGGACGACAACGCGCTGTTGCTGGTGGATGCCAATGGCGTGCGTGAGCTCCCGCGCGCGTCCAAGCTCACGCTCGCGCGCGAGCTCATGACCGAGATCGCCGCACGACTTCCCGACTGGAGGGTCTGATGAATCCGCAATGGAACACGCCGCCCAACGGCGACTTCGCCCGCTATGTCGAGAGGCTGTCCGCCCAGGCCGCACTGCCGAAACGCGGGGCGAACCAGGGCGAGCCCGGCCTGGACGTCGGCATGACGCCGTCCCCCGGTCAACAGGGACCGGTGTCGGCCGCCATGCAGCGCGCCGAACAGATTTCCCTGCCCAACGGCGAAGTTCCGAAGCGTGAGCCCGGCTCCTTCGATCCGGTGCTGCTCAAGGTCATGGGTGCCGTGGGCGCAGTGGTCTTCCTGGTCCTGTGGGCGGCCGGCGTGCCTTTCGGCGTGCTGGCGCTGCTCGCGGGCGTGGCCGTCTGGTTCGGCAGGAAACTGAAGGGCGTGAAGCTCACTCCGGGCATCGCCAAATGGCAGCAGGTGCTCGAGGACGCGGCACGCAGGCAAAGAGAACAGCAACAGAAGCAAGGCAGCAAATAAGTGAAAGTCGACGTCCGTATCCTCGATCCGCGCATGGTGGATCAATTGCCCGCATATGCCACCCCCGGAAGCGCCGGCCTCGATCTGCGGGCGTGTCTCGACGCCCCCATCACGCTGGAGCCCAACGGCTGGCAACTGGTGGGCACAGGCATCGCGATCCACCTCGCGGACCCTGCCTATGCAGCGATGATCCTTCCGCGCTCGGGCCTGGGCCACAAGCATGGCATCGTGCTTGGCAACCTGGTGGGCCTGATCGACAGCGACTACCAGGGCGAACTCAAGATCAGTGCCTGGAACCGCAGCGACACGCCTTTCGTGCTGAATCCGATGGAGCGTCTGGCGCAATTGGTGATCGTGCCGGTGGTGCAGGCGCAGTTTCGTGTGGTCACAGAATTTGCACCCACGCAACGAGGCGAGGGTGGCTACGGCTCGACCGGCAAGCACTAAGCCTTTTATGACTGCGAGCCTGAGGAGAACCTGAGTTTCCAGGCGGTAAAGATCGGAACTGCGGGCCGGCTGGAAGCCTCGAAGGTTTCAGTGTGTGTTTTGCGTCATCGCGGCGAGTGCTGCCGCGTTAGGCACACGCGGGTGCACTCTTCTGCACCGTTCTATCCGAGGAGCCTCTCAACATGAAGATCTCAATGCGCTTCGTTTCCGTCACCGCGTCCGTGCTGGCCGTGGCCACGCTCACGGCCTGCGTGGCGCCGGCGCCGGTCTACCAGACATCGCGCTATCCATACCAGGCGCCGCCGCAGGCCATTCAGTACCAGGAAGCTTCCTACGTCGAATACGGCCATGTGGCCAACATCGAGGTCCTGCGCAGCGAAACGGCCGGCACCGGCACGACCGGCGGCGGTGCCGTTGCCGGTGGCGTCATCGGTGGCGTGGTCGGCAATCAGTTCGGCCGAGGCAACGGCCGGGCGGCAGCCACTGCACTGGGCATCGTGGGCGGTGCCTTGCTGGGCAACACCATCGAGGCGCAGCAGAATGGACCGCGCGCCTACGAAATCTATCGAGTGTCGGTGCAGACCGACCGCGGCGGCTACCGTGCGTTCGACGTGCAGAGCCCCGGCGACCTGCGCATCGGCGACCGCGTGCGCATCGACAACGGCCAGATCTCTCGCATGTAAGCCGACCTTGGATGCATGAAAAAGCCGGGCACTGCCCGGCTTTTTGTTTGGAAGGCACAGCGCGTTTCAGTGCAGCGTCTGGTTGCCGGGCGCCATCGGCGCCACCTTGAAGAATCCCGTGCCGGCCGAGCCGCGGCCCACTTCCTCTTCGGTCGCCTCGCGCACCGAACGCACCGTGATGTCGAGCCGGATCGCGATGCCCGCGAGCGGGTGATTGCCGTCGAGCACGAGGTGGTCCGGATAGATTTCGGCCACCGTGTAGATCGTGTCCTTGGGGATCGTGTCGCTCACGCCTTTGGGCAGGGCAGAACCATCGAAGGTCATGCCTTCCTCGGTGCCTTCGGGGAAGAGCGAGCGAGGTTCGAGAAAAAGCAGCTGGTCGTTGAAGTCGCCGAAGCCTTGCTCGGGTTCGATCTGCAGTTGCACGCGGGCGCCGGGCTCGTGGCCACGCAGGGCAGCCTCGATCACCTCGAAGAGATCGTCGCCGCCGATCAGGAATTCAACGGGTTCGTCGAGCACGTCCAGCACATCGCCGAGCGTGTCTTTCATCGTCCAGGTCAAGCCGACCACGCATTGTTCAGAGATTTCCATTGCAGAATTCTCCCATGGAGATTACACAACCGCTGCCGTTGCTCGGCGGCCTGAGTGCCGCGCAGTTCATGCGGCGGTACTGGCAGAAGAAACCCTTGCTCGTCCGCCAGGCGATACCCGACATGGTGCCACCGATCGAACGCAGTGAGTTGTTCGCGCTGGCCGAACGCGAGGATGTCGAGTCGCGCTTGATTCGCCACGGCAAGTCCGGGTGGTCGCTCAGGCACGGCCCATTGGTGCGCCGCGCCTTGCCCTCGTTGAAGCAGCCTGCGTGGACGCTGCTGGTGCAGGGCGTCGACCTGCACCACGAGGGCGTTCACGAACTGATGCGGCAGTTCCGCTTCCTGCCTGACGCGCGTCTCGACGATCTCATGATCAGCTATGCGAGCGACACCGGCGGGGTCGGCGCGCATTTCGACAGTTACGACGTGTTTCTGCTGCAGGCGCATGGGCGCCGCCGCTGGTCGATCGGCAAGCAGAGCGACTTGCGCCTGCAGCCTGGCGTGCCCTTGAAGATTCTCGAGAACTTCGAGCCCGAGCAGACGTTCGTGCTAGAGCCCGGCGACATGCTCTACCTGCCGCCGCGTTATGCACACGACGGCGTGGCCGTGGGCGACGACTGCATGACGTATTCCATCGGCCTGCGCTCTTCGGCACTGGGCGAGCTCGGTGCCGATCTGCTCGCGCGCATGGCACAGGCCTATTCGGAGGACCTCGAGGACGCGGGCCCGGCCGAACTCGCACGCTATCGCGATCCGACGCAGCCGGCCGTCGATGCGCCGGCCCGAATGCCCGATGCATTGCAAGGCTTTGCACGCAAGGCCATCGAGGCCGCGTTGCGCGACGCCGATGCGGTCGATCGTGCGCTCGGCGAATCCCTGACCGAACCCAAGGCCAACGTGTGGTTCGGCGAGGGCGGCGAAATGCCCGGCACGGCACAACACGTGGCGCTGGACCGCCGCACGCGCATGCTCTACGACGCGCGCCACATTTTCATCAACGGCGAGAGCTTCCGCGCGGGCGGTGCCGACGCCACCTTGATGCGCAAGCTGGCCGACCGGCGCGCGCTGGGTGCGCGCGAACTGGCACGCGCGAGCGAGGGTGCGCTCGCGCTGTTGGCCGAGTGGTGCGAAGCAGGGTGGCTCCATGCCCGATGACGTGCGACCCGCGTCGCTGAGCGAAGGCCGTTTCGACGGTCGCGCGGAGTTCGATGCCATCCTTCGCGCCGCGCTGTCGGCTGCGGCGCAGCACGGTTGGAAGGAGATCGTCTTCAGCGACCCCGATTTCGCCGACTGGCCGCTGGGCGAGCGCGCGAGCATCGAAGCATTGCAGGCCTGGTCCGCAAGCGGCCGGCGGCTTGTGCTGCTGGCACAGCGCTTCGACGTGCTGGAGCGCGCGCATGCGCGCTTCGTGCCGTGGCGCCGCATGTGGGACCACATCATCGAGTGTCGCGCCACCGGCAAGGCCGCGGGTGCCGAAGTGCCCAGCGCGATCTGGACGCCCGCGTGGTTCGTGCATCGCATCGATCCCGAACGAAGCAGGGGCGTGAGCGGCACCGATGCTGCCTCGCGCCGCGCGTTGCGCGAGGCCATCGACGAGTGCTGGCGCCTGGCGCGACCGGCCTTTCCGGCATCGACGCTCGGCTTGTAAGCCAATGCCGCGAATGCGGCGCGCAGACACATTCCTCCCTGGATGCAGGTCTAGAATTTTTTCATTCCAGACCTTCATTGCCAAAGGAGATTCCATGAAGAAGTCATCGTCCGTCCTGGTCGCCTCGCTGATTGCCGCTGCAGCGCTCGTCGCTTGCGGAAAGAAGGAGGATGCCGCGCCGGCGGTTGTGACGCCGCCTCCTGCGCCCGTGACCGAGCCCGCGCCACCCGCTGCAGCGCCGGCACCCGCACCCTCTACCGATTCGGGCGCTGCAGCGCCCGCACCGGGCGCCTCGTCGGCGCTCGATGCCGCGAACGCTGCGACCGAAGCCGCAAAGAAGAACGAAGCGCCCAAGCAGTAAACCGCAGCTCGGCATTCGCCATGAAAAAGCCGCCCCGAGGCGGCTTTTTTTTGGGCGCAGATCAGCTGTTCAGACGTCGAGCCAGGGCGAACCTTCGGCGGCCGTCGCGGTGATCATCTCGGCTTCCTGGCCGCCGAGCGCCTCGGCCATCAGGCGGCGCACGATCTCGGGCCGGTTGTTCTGCTCGCTGAGATGGGCTGCAACCACATGGCGCAAGCCGTCATGCAGAACGGCGCGCGCGATCTCGGCTGCCGCCGCGTTCGACAGGTGCCCGTAGTTGCCGCCAACGCGGTGCTTCAGGAACGCCGGGTAAGCGGAGTTGGCCAGCAGGTCGCTGTCGTGGTTGAACTCGAGCAGCAGCGCGTGCACCCCTTGAAGGCGGGACAGCACATGGGCCGTGGCGTGGCCCAGGTCGGTGAGCACGCCGAGCGTGCGGTTGCCGTCGGTGCAGCGCAGTTGAAGGGGTTCTCGCGCATCGTGCGGCACGGTGAAGGGCTTCACGCCGATGTCTCGGACCGCGAACTCCGCATCGTCGCGCGCGAGGTTCAGCATGCCTTCGAAATCGCGCCCGCCGGTGGCAAGCCATGTGCCTTCGCTCATCCAGACGGGAACGCGGTTGCGGCGTGCGAGCGAATGGGCACAGCCGATGTGGTCGCCATGCTCGTGGGTCACGAAGACCGCATCGATGTCACCGGCGACGAGGCCCGCTTGTGCGAGCCGCAGGTCGAGCTGCTTGAGGCCGAAGCCGCAGTCGACCAGGAGGCGGGAGGTGCGGCCGGCGCTGGTCGCTTCGACCAGCGCGGCATTGCCCGTGCTGCCGCTACCGAGGCTTCGGAAGCGGAGCATGCGGGTTACTTCAGGTCGTCGGCAATGACCTTGACGATGCGCTCGGCGTTGGCCGATGCGACAGGCGCGCCAGCCTCGTTGAGCACCGACACCGTCGTCGCTTCGCCCTGGCTCTTGACCGAGATGCGGAACTTGAGCGGCGCTTCATCCTTGTTCGAGCTGCTGAACAGCTTGCCGAAGAAGCCGGGCTCCTTCTTGTCGGGGTTCGGCGTCACGTAGCGCACGTAGTACAGACCGGCGCTGCGGTCGCGGTCTTCCACGGTGAAGCCGGTGCGGTCGAGCGCCAGGCCGACACGGCGCCATGCACGGTCGAAGCCTTCGCTGATCTGCACGACCGGCTGGCCGCCGACGTTGGCCACGGTGGCGGTCTTGGTCGGGGCGGTGGTGGCCGCGAGGATCTTCGACTGCTCTTGCGACACGCCGAGCTTGACCATCAGGCGACGCAGGAATTCGGTCTCGAGTTCGGGATCGCTCGGGCGGGGCTGCCACACGGTCTGGTCCTGGCGCGAGTTGTTGTAGACCTCCTGCATACCGCGATGGCTGATGAAGATCTCGGTGCCGGTGGAGGTGCGTTCCAGGCGGGTGCGGAAGCGGTCGAGTTCGCCGGTCGAGTAGACCGAATCGACCAGCTTGCCGAGGGTGCCGCGGATGATGTCCTGCGGCAGCTTGGCGCGGTTCTCGGCCCAGTCGGTTTCCATGATGCCCAGGTTGCGCTGCTCGGTGGTCAGCAGGAAGCCGCTTTCCTGCCAGAAGTCCTTCACCGGATCCCAGAGCTGGTCGGGCGAACGGTTGACGACGATCCAGCGCTGCGTACCGGAGCGCTCCATGCGCACGTCGCCGAGATTGCTCACGGCAGTGGGCACGCCCGGTGCGTTGGCGACGCCGGCCTGGTAGGCGTTCGCGGTCACGGCACCGCCGGGAACGGCGTAGCGGTTGTCGCGCGACAGCTGGGACAGGTCGGGCGGGACCTCGAGCGTCGGGGCCTTGCCCGCGCTCTTGTAGTCGATCTTGTCGCCCTCGAGGACGGAGCAGGCGGCGAGGCTGGCAACGAGGGCCAGCAGTGCAAGTCGCGAAAGGTTCTTCAACGTCTTCTTCCTTGTTGGAATGGTTCGGTCAATCAGAGGGGCCGCAGTGCCCGCCATCTCTGAGCACGGTTCTGTCAAAAGGTTGCTTAACCTTGCTGCGGCCAGGGAAATGGCAGTCCGGAGCGGGAAGCCCGTGCGTTCAGCCCTTGAGCAGGCCGGTGGCGCGCAGGGCGCCTTCGACTGCGGGACGGCTTGCTTCGCCGAGTTCGGTCAGGGGCAGGCGCAGGGCGCCACCGCACAGTCCGAGCCGCGCCATTGCCCACTTCAGCGGGATCGGGTTGGGCTCGACGAACAGGTTGCGGTGCAGCGGCATGAGTTCGAACTGGATCTCCATGGCCCGCTTCACGTCGCCTGCGAGCGCGGCAACGCACAGCTCGTGCATCTTGCGCGGCGCGATGTTGGCCGTGACGCTGATGTTGCCCTGACCGCCGCAGAGCATGAGCGCGACCGCGGTCGGGTCGTCGCCGGAGTAGACGGCAAAGTTCTTCGGCACGTCGCGGATGAGCCACTGGGCCCGCTCGATGTTGCCGGTGGCTTCCTTGATGCCGATGATGCCGGGCACCTGTGCCAGGCGCAGCACGGTGTCGTGCGCCATATCGGCGACGGTGCGGCCGGGCACGTTGTACAGCACGATGGGCAGGTCGCCCACGGCCTCGGCGATGGCCTTGAAGTGCTGGTACTGGCCTTCCTGCGTCGGCTTGTTGTAGTAGGGCACGACCTGCAGCTGCGAGTCGGCACCCACGCCCTTGGCGAACTTGGCGAGCTCGATGGCTTCCTTGGTCGAGTTCGCGCCGCAGCCGGCCATCACCGGCACGCGGCCCTTGGCCTGCTCGACGGATACGCGGATGATTTCGCAGTGCTCTTCGACATCGACCGTCGGCGATTCGCCGGTGGTCCCTACCACGCCGAGGCAGTCGGTGCCTTCCTCGATGTGCCAGTCGATGAGACGCCGCAAGGCGGGGTAGTCGACACTGCCGTCGTCGTGCATCGGCGTGACGAGCGCGACGATGCTGCCTGTCAGTTGCTCCAAGGGGAATCTCTTTGTCGGTGGACGAAAGCGCCGATTCTACTTACTCCGGCGCCCCGCCAGACAGCGTCCCCAGCCCCCTCAGTTTCCCTTAAGCAGGTGGCGCCGCGGCGCGCCGGCGGAGCCCGGGGCGGGCCGGACGGCGGCGATGCGCTGGACGAAACGCTCCGGCGCAGGCTCGAAACCGTCCTCGTACGCCACCACCCGCAGGTCGGCGCAGGCCGCGAGCAGCTCGCCGGGTTGCAGAAGGAAGTCGGGCCGAGAAGGCTTGCCGACGGTCTCGTTGCCCGCCGCGAAGGTCTCGTAAAGCAGCACGCCGCCGGGCGCCACTGCGGACACGATGTCGGCCAGGCGCGGCCGCCAGAGGTAGTTGGTGACGATCACCGCCCCGAAGGCCCGGCCGCCAAATGGCCAGGACCCGGACTCGATGTCCGCCTCGAGCGTGCGCCCGAAGGCGCCCGCCGTTGCCAGCGCCTCTGCCGACCGGTCCACCCCCGTCACTTCGTGGCCCTGCGCGGCGAACCACTGCATGTGGCGGCCGGCACCGCAGGCCACGTCGAGTACCGTCGTGCGGGGCGCCAGAAGGTGCGACCAGCGGACCACCCATAGGGAGGGGGCGGACAGGCCATGCATCGGCGCAGGTTCTTTCATTCCGGACGGACCTCGGGGCTCGGGCTTTAGAAACACGACCAGATCTGGTCGACCAGCGTCACCAGGAACGCCGGGTGCACGTACATCGCGAACACCCCGCCCAGCACCACTGCCGCCGCGGCAAGCCAGCCGGCATGGACCATGTATCGGCGTCGTTGCGGCGACATGGGGCCTGTGACCTCGGTCAGCCCGCCGCGCCCAGCGGGCGGGGGGCGCGCACGATGGCGCTTTCCTTCACCGGCAGGTTGATCAGCGCCGCGAACACGCCCAGCGCGATCGAGATGTACCAGACGATGTCGTAGCTGCCCGTGGTGTCGTACAGGTAGCCGCCCAGCCACACGCCCAGGAACGAGCCCACCTGGTGGCTCAGGAACACGAAGCCGCTGAGCATCGACAGGTGCGCCACGCCGAAGATGCCCGCCACGATGGCATTGGTGGCAGGCACCGTCGACAGCCACAGGAAGCCCATGGCGGCGGAGAACACGTACACGCTCATCGGGGAGAGCGGTGCCAGCAGGAACAGGGCGATCGACACCGCCCGCGCGAAATAGATCGCCGCCAGTATCTTGCGCTTGGCCAGCTTCTGCCCCAGCAGCCCGACCGTGTACGTGCCGAACACGTTGAACAAACCGATCAGCGCCAGCGCATAGCCCGCCACTTCGGCCGGAAGCGCGCGGTCGCGCAGGTAGGTGGGCATGTGGATGCCAATGAAGGCCAGTTGGAAGCCGCACACGAAGTAACCCGCCATCAGCAGCCCGAAGCTGGGGTAGCGGAATGCCTCGCCCACTGCCTGCAGCACCGACTGCTCACGGTGTCCGGCCAGTGCCGCGGTCCTGGGTTCGCGCAGGCCGAACGCGAGCGGGACGATCACCAGCACGAGCACCGCGACCACGGCCAGCGCGGTCTGCCAGCCGAGATGGCCGATCAGCCGGCCTTCGATCGGTGCCATCAGGAACTGGCCGAACGAGCCCGCGGCGGCAGCCACGCCCATTGCCCAGGAACGCCGCTCGGCCGGAATCTGGCGCCCGATCACGCCGTAGATCACCGCGTAGGTCGTGCCTGCCTGCGCCGCGCCGATCAGGATGCCTGCGCTCAGCGTGAAGAGCAGCGGCGTCGGCGAGTGCGCCATGCCGAAGAGTCCGAGCGCATAGAAGACCGAGCCGCCGATCAGTACCCGGAACGCGCCGAACCGGTCGGCCAGCATGCCCGCGAACACGCCGAAGATGCCCCAGGACAGGTTCTGGATCGCCAGCGCGAACGAGAAAGTCTGCCTGCTCCAGTCCTGCGCCTGGGTGATGGGCTGCAGCCAGAGGCCGAAGCCGTGGCGGATGCCCATGGACAGCGTGACGATCATTGCCCCGCAGAACAGGACTTGCTTGATCGAGAGGGCGGGCGCGGAGGCGGGAGCTTGCATGGCGTCGAATGTAGCGACTTGCGTGCTGCGGCAACCGGCGCAGCGGCCAAAGCCATTGATGATTTATAGGCGGTGCTTCGATGCGCCGAACGCATCAACGCCGCAGGATGGGCCGCTCCTGTATGGGTATCCAGTTGTTTGGCCGCGACTGACTACAATCCGCCCCCATGGCGACTCCCCCCAAGACTCCCCCCAGTTCATCGTCCGCTGCTTCCGGCTATTCGGAAGGCTCCATCCGCGTGCTCAAGGGCCTCGAGCCCGTCAAGCAGCGCCCGGGCATGTACACCCGCACGGACAACCCGCTGCACATCATCCAGGAAGTGCTCGACAACGCCGCCGACGAGGCGCTCGCGGGCTACGGCAAGAAGATCAAGGTCACGCTGCACGCCGACGGCTCGGTCAGCGTCGAGGACGACGGCCGCGGCATCCCGTTCGGGCTGCATCCCGAAGAGAAGGCGCCCGTGATCGAGCTCGTGTACACCCGGCTGCACGCGGGCGGCAAGTTCGACAAGGGCTCCGGCGGCGCCTACAGCTTCTCGGGCGGCCTGCACGGCGTGGGCGTGTCGGTGACCAATGCGCTGTCGAAGCGGCTCGAAGTCGCTTCGCACCGAGAAGGCTCCATCGCCAGGCTCGCCTTCG encodes:
- a CDS encoding MFS transporter; this encodes MQAPASAPALSIKQVLFCGAMIVTLSMGIRHGFGLWLQPITQAQDWSRQTFSFALAIQNLSWGIFGVFAGMLADRFGAFRVLIGGSVFYALGLFGMAHSPTPLLFTLSAGILIGAAQAGTTYAVIYGVIGRQIPAERRSWAMGVAAAAGSFGQFLMAPIEGRLIGHLGWQTALAVVAVLVLVIVPLAFGLREPRTAALAGHREQSVLQAVGEAFRYPSFGLLMAGYFVCGFQLAFIGIHMPTYLRDRALPAEVAGYALALIGLFNVFGTYTVGLLGQKLAKRKILAAIYFARAVSIALFLLAPLSPMSVYVFSAAMGFLWLSTVPATNAIVAGIFGVAHLSMLSGFVFLSHQVGSFLGVWLGGYLYDTTGSYDIVWYISIALGVFAALINLPVKESAIVRAPRPLGAAG
- the coaBC gene encoding bifunctional phosphopantothenoylcysteine decarboxylase/phosphopantothenate--cysteine ligase CoaBC codes for the protein MQDLAGKHIVLGLTGGIACYKSAELCRLFVKAGATVQVVMTEAAEQFITPVTMQALSGRTVYTSQWDTREPNNMPHINLSREADAIVLAPCSADFVARLVQGRSDDLLSLMCLARPMDRVPLLIAPAMNREMWAHPATQRNLMQVADDGAIVLGVGSGWQACGETGDGRMLEPAQLLEDITAFFSPKLLAGQKVLVTAGPTFEALDPIRGITNHSSGKMGFAIARAAREAGAEVTLVAGPVHLPTPRGVNRIDVLSAQDMLEATTRAAESASVFVATAAVADWRPATQSDQKIKKDGSGKTPVLEFVENADILLTVARSERAQSKKLFCVGFAAESENLVEHAKAKRQRKGIPLLVGNIGPLTFGQDDNALLLVDANGVRELPRASKLTLARELMTEIAARLPDWRV
- the bamC gene encoding outer membrane protein assembly factor BamC, with the translated sequence MKNLSRLALLALVASLAACSVLEGDKIDYKSAGKAPTLEVPPDLSQLSRDNRYAVPGGAVTANAYQAGVANAPGVPTAVSNLGDVRMERSGTQRWIVVNRSPDQLWDPVKDFWQESGFLLTTEQRNLGIMETDWAENRAKLPQDIIRGTLGKLVDSVYSTGELDRFRTRLERTSTGTEIFISHRGMQEVYNNSRQDQTVWQPRPSDPELETEFLRRLMVKLGVSQEQSKILAATTAPTKTATVANVGGQPVVQISEGFDRAWRRVGLALDRTGFTVEDRDRSAGLYYVRYVTPNPDKKEPGFFGKLFSSSNKDEAPLKFRISVKSQGEATTVSVLNEAGAPVASANAERIVKVIADDLK
- the dapA gene encoding 4-hydroxy-tetrahydrodipicolinate synthase produces the protein MEQLTGSIVALVTPMHDDGSVDYPALRRLIDWHIEEGTDCLGVVGTTGESPTVDVEEHCEIIRVSVEQAKGRVPVMAGCGANSTKEAIELAKFAKGVGADSQLQVVPYYNKPTQEGQYQHFKAIAEAVGDLPIVLYNVPGRTVADMAHDTVLRLAQVPGIIGIKEATGNIERAQWLIRDVPKNFAVYSGDDPTAVALMLCGGQGNISVTANIAPRKMHELCVAALAGDVKRAMEIQFELMPLHRNLFVEPNPIPLKWAMARLGLCGGALRLPLTELGEASRPAVEGALRATGLLKG
- a CDS encoding class I SAM-dependent methyltransferase — protein: MKEPAPMHGLSAPSLWVVRWSHLLAPRTTVLDVACGAGRHMQWFAAQGHEVTGVDRSAEALATAGAFGRTLEADIESGSWPFGGRAFGAVIVTNYLWRPRLADIVSAVAPGGVLLYETFAAGNETVGKPSRPDFLLQPGELLAACADLRVVAYEDGFEPAPERFVQRIAAVRPAPGSAGAPRRHLLKGN
- a CDS encoding cupin domain-containing protein is translated as MEITQPLPLLGGLSAAQFMRRYWQKKPLLVRQAIPDMVPPIERSELFALAEREDVESRLIRHGKSGWSLRHGPLVRRALPSLKQPAWTLLVQGVDLHHEGVHELMRQFRFLPDARLDDLMISYASDTGGVGAHFDSYDVFLLQAHGRRRWSIGKQSDLRLQPGVPLKILENFEPEQTFVLEPGDMLYLPPRYAHDGVAVGDDCMTYSIGLRSSALGELGADLLARMAQAYSEDLEDAGPAELARYRDPTQPAVDAPARMPDALQGFARKAIEAALRDADAVDRALGESLTEPKANVWFGEGGEMPGTAQHVALDRRTRMLYDARHIFINGESFRAGGADATLMRKLADRRALGARELARASEGALALLAEWCEAGWLHAR
- the dut gene encoding dUTP diphosphatase: MKVDVRILDPRMVDQLPAYATPGSAGLDLRACLDAPITLEPNGWQLVGTGIAIHLADPAYAAMILPRSGLGHKHGIVLGNLVGLIDSDYQGELKISAWNRSDTPFVLNPMERLAQLVIVPVVQAQFRVVTEFAPTQRGEGGYGSTGKH
- a CDS encoding glycine zipper 2TM domain-containing protein — its product is MKISMRFVSVTASVLAVATLTACVAPAPVYQTSRYPYQAPPQAIQYQEASYVEYGHVANIEVLRSETAGTGTTGGGAVAGGVIGGVVGNQFGRGNGRAAATALGIVGGALLGNTIEAQQNGPRAYEIYRVSVQTDRGGYRAFDVQSPGDLRIGDRVRIDNGQISRM
- a CDS encoding MBL fold metallo-hydrolase — protein: MLRFRSLGSGSTGNAALVEATSAGRTSRLLVDCGFGLKQLDLRLAQAGLVAGDIDAVFVTHEHGDHIGCAHSLARRNRVPVWMSEGTWLATGGRDFEGMLNLARDDAEFAVRDIGVKPFTVPHDAREPLQLRCTDGNRTLGVLTDLGHATAHVLSRLQGVHALLLEFNHDSDLLANSAYPAFLKHRVGGNYGHLSNAAAAEIARAVLHDGLRHVVAAHLSEQNNRPEIVRRLMAEALGGQEAEMITATAAEGSPWLDV
- a CDS encoding FKBP-type peptidyl-prolyl cis-trans isomerase, with amino-acid sequence MEISEQCVVGLTWTMKDTLGDVLDVLDEPVEFLIGGDDLFEVIEAALRGHEPGARVQLQIEPEQGFGDFNDQLLFLEPRSLFPEGTEEGMTFDGSALPKGVSDTIPKDTIYTVAEIYPDHLVLDGNHPLAGIAIRLDITVRSVREATEEEVGRGSAGTGFFKVAPMAPGNQTLH